From Hydra vulgaris chromosome 15, alternate assembly HydraT2T_AEP, one genomic window encodes:
- the LOC136091332 gene encoding uncharacterized protein LOC136091332 has protein sequence MSNIFDNVRIALERSDIVTLEEINKKLSLEVDSLCFLTEENLHLLINQIHLKRNICAEAYLSKNAKSNKLLPILSTSSGNRLYSSVSLVIVGNNSLVDILRVLTSMELFINADFYSKHPIFNDIINSGKYNFYSYDNILKMALSKTVVDQDITKNKQCVRSEAINNCFENQWSSFMCILGLSSVVNSQFFCHYPEFGLDRFFLHLTNKTKG, from the exons AtgtctaatatttttgataatgtacGAATTGCTTTAGAAAGAAGCGATATAGTAACTCTTGAGGAGATTAACAAGAAGTTATCCCTTGAAGTTGATTCTCTATGTTTTTTAACTGAAGAAAACTTGCATTTATTAATTAATCAAATTCATCTAAAGCGAAATATCTGCGCAGAAGCATACTTAAGCAAAAATGCAAAATCGAATAAACTTTTACCTATTCT atCAACTTCATCTGGTAACCGGCTCTACAGCTCAGTATCATTAGTTATTGTAGGAAATAATTCATTAGTTGATATTTTAAGGGTTCTCACCTCAATGGAATTGTTTATTAATGctgatttttattcaaaacatcctatatttaatgatataattaacagtggtaaatataatttttattcttatgataacattttaaagatGGCGTTGTCTAAAACTGTTGTTGATCAAGATAtcactaaaaataaacaatgtgtTCGGTCCGAAGCAATTAATAACTGCTTTGAAAATCAATGGTCATCTTTTATGTGTATCTTAGGCCTTTCATCTGTTGTCaattcacaatttttttgtcattatccTGAATTTGGACTTGATCggttttttttgcatttaacaaataaaaccaaGGGTTAA
- the LOC136092242 gene encoding uncharacterized protein LOC136092242, producing MQAFFCYILKRKSVLVCFGMAYQNSPYFVLDLLSEKSSVTNTVYCPGSVYSVDDSTNVINDNAAPQTIVDSKQIRQTLPINNNQPFNTTYHTAAECRELLNEIRQLSYLCDSQKIDTLFEELLKVKKCLSESLPTETGILLRPVVKPETWSKSETKLPKLINIPVTRKRKMTKRVGARYDLCKAAKEICVKVEKSESCYSEIVTDYSIEENCKIFTVSHESIKETTSIENNKHLQTTLSQVNNDVRFQTKFQCIQSLKSSLIGEAELFEIEKCLNDKIIHFSQQMMAIQLKINVGLQDPIKGQINAFNTHESTPFVQVLHDGNLHWLCVSTYNCKPGEIYMFDSLFHGSISVETKKQICYILHCKKKYILVKVLPVQQQTNFLDCGLYAIAWARQILENKSIPSTSIMFEQGQMRNHLLSCMQKNQLDVFPVTENPSLFKKCLAKNFRIPLHCSCRMFWTNEDEQIFNRYIIALTLL from the coding sequence ATGCAagcatttttttgctatattcttaaaagaaaatctGTCTTGGTCTGCTTTGGTATGGCTTATCAGAATTCTCCTTATTTTGTTTTGGATTTATTGTCCGAAAAAAGTAGTGTAACAAATACTGTATATTGTCCGGGTTCCGTTTATTCTGTAGACGATTCCACAAATGTCATCAATGACAATGCAGCACCACAAACAATAGTTGATTCAAAGCAAATTAGGCAAACATTACCAATTAATAATAATCAACCATTTAATACTACTTACCACACTGCGGCAGAATGTAGAGAATTATTGAATGAAATTAGACAGTTGTCATATTTATGTGACTCACAAAAAATAGATACTTTATTTGAAGaactgttaaaagttaaaaaatgcttGTCTGAAAGTCTTCCAACTGAAACAGGGATTCTTCTTCGTCCAGTAGTTAAACCAGAAACTTGGAGCAAGTCTGAAACAAAGTTGCCAAAACTTATTAACATCCCAGTTACACGAAAAAGAAAAATGACGAAACGAGTTGGTGCTAGATATGACTTATGTAAAGCTGCCAAAGAAATTTGTGTAAAAGTGGAAAAGTCAGAATCTTGTTATTCTGAGATTGTTACTGATTACTCAATTGaagaaaattgcaaaatttttacaGTTAGTCATGAGTCAATTAAAGAAACTACATCTATTGAAAACAACAAACACCTTCAAACCACCTTAAGCCAAGTTAATAATGATGTTCGATTTCAAACCAAGTTTCAATGTATTCAAAGTCTCAAATCGTCCTTGATTGGTGAAGCTGAActatttgaaattgaaaaatgtcttaatgacaaaattattcattttagcCAGCAAATGATGGcgattcaattaaaaattaatgttggtTTACAGGATCCCATTAAGGGTCAAATCAATGCTTTTAACACACATGAATCTACTCCTTTTGTTCAAGTTCTTCATGATGGGAATCTTCACTGGCTTTGTGTGAGCACATACAATTGTAAGCCAGGTGAGATTTATATGTTTGACAGCCTTTTCCATGGCTCTATATCTGTCGAGACGAAAAAgcaaatatgttatattttacattgcaagaaaaagtatatattagttAAAGTATTACCTGTTCaacaacaaactaattttttggaTTGCGGATTGTATGCCATTGCCTGGGCTCGACAAATCctagaaaataaaagtataccATCAACTTCCATTATGTTTGAACAAGGGCAAATGAGAAATCATCTCCTAAGCTGTATGCAAAAGAACCAGTTAGATGTATTTCCAGTCACTGAAAATCcctcactttttaaaaaatgtttagcaaAGAACTTCCGCATCCCTCTGCATTGCTCGTGTCGTATGTTTTGGACAAATGAAGATGAACAAATCTTTAACAGGTATATTATCGCATTAACATTActctaa